CGATCCAAAACTATCGGCGCTAGATAATTAAAACGAATAAGTTCAGGGGATATCAACAAAACGACAGCGTTCAGCAAGCTTCGTCGCGATTGGCATTCTAGAGCAAAGCTGTGAAAGTAGAGTCCAGTCTGTGTAGTCCCTAACTTCCCACGAGCAGTTCGCCGGCGATTCATACCGGAACCAAACCTCCTCCCTACAATGTCATGGTTGGTGCGATCCATCGCCAACTCTCTCAAGCTCGACGAGGATGACGTCAGCATCGTCAAGCCCGAATCCAAGCAACTGGGAAGCCCTCGCCTTCAGAACGACGACGCATCATCTCCGACATCTCCGCCGCGCGGCGTCAAGGATGACCTCTCGGACCTCACCAAAACCCTGACCCGTCAATTCTGGGGAGTGGCTTCATTTTTGGCTCCCCCTCCTCAGCAGACCAGACACGAGCAGGAAACTGATGAATCTGACCCGGATTTGATGTCGGGGATTCGGAGTGACTTTGCGGAGATTGGGGGAAAGTTCAAGAGTGGGATATATCGGATATCAAATAATATCAACGTGTCTGAAATTACGAAAATGGCATCGGATTTCCTGCAGTTGGAATCGAATGATGAAGGTGGGGAGGGGAGCAAGGAGGGTTTTGATTCGATGAGGAAAGGTGAAGTGGGTGTCAGTGAGGAAGTGGTGGCCTTCGCGCGGGACATCGCTATGCATCCAGAGACTTGGCTGGATTTTCCTCTACCCGAAAATGCTGAAGATGATATTGGTATAGTTGATTTATGTAGTTTCGGGAATATACAGTTAGTTTTTTGGTTGCCATTATTTAAATTGATGAATAAATTTTGTTTTCCTGATGATGGCAAGATTAGAAGCATATTACATTTTATCTCACGCGACTTGAGAGGGGCAATTAATTGTTTTGCCTTCCTTTCAAACTCCAGTAGAGTCTACATCTTTTTGTAATTTCTTGTAATGCACAACTAGAGGTGAAACACAAATTGTGATGCATGGGCGGGATTGATTGTCGATGTCATAAGGTAGCACAGATAATGAGCGACTCCTGACAGGCTTCTAGGCGTAATATGAGTTAATCGATCCCACATTGGTGTGAGAGAGTATCCAAAACTGATCGAGACAGTACAGTTGACAagagcttaaaagatttgatatgtaccgTTCATCTCAAGAAAGTGCATATTCTTTTCgggttttaattaaataagaactccaaagttaaacgTGATTGACACGGAGCAATTTTTGGATAGATGACCTCCTTGAAAATTTCATAGGAtgtgtgtgagtgaggacataagcacgctgaaaaGGCTCGTTTCTGTTCAATAGAGACAATCGGCAAATCTGGGATGTTATACAAATGATATTCATTATACGGCTGCCTTAAGGGAGATTCAAGTCCATCGGGCATTGTTTTGAAACCATGTGGTACTGTGTCGATTCCTGTGAAGCCATAAAATTGCCTAGTATCCTCTATCATATGACAAGCAACAGCCCAAAGACATCATATGAATGTAATGGTCTATTGACTAGTTGTAGGGTGATAAATTTGGATGATAGGAGGGAGTTTTATTTGACAAAGAAAGTTATTTGTTGATTACCTAGATTTTAGCTAGAAAACAATTATAGAAATCTTTGTTTACCTTGTCATGAATAGGGGTggattttcggtataccgtggCAAAAATATCGATATCAAAAAATTCATACCGGTACCGATACCGAAATTCCGAAATTTTTCTATGGAAAAAATTCACACCAATACCATAATGATACCGAAAAAAAATTCGATATACCGAAAAAATGTGGTATACCTAAAAAAATGTCGGTACGGTATGATTATTTTTCGGTAATTTCGGTATTTTTCCCACCCCTAGTCATGAACTATGAGacctttgaaaaaaaaaaaaaaaactatgagACCTTTGAAGCATCCTGGTTTGACTTGAACCCTTTCAATTTGTTAAAATCAATACTCAACCCGTGTAATTTAAAAGAATATGATCGCGTATGTTTTCTTGTTCTTTGAGAGTTATTAACTTTTTTTGATTTGGTATTTCAATTTTTAAACGATGGACTAATCAATATTTGTCTCGTTATATTTGTTTGCTCTAgattttgatatgtctgataccCAACAAGAACATGCCTTAGCTGTTGAACGGTTTGCTCCAAGATTAACCGCTTTGAGGATTGAGCTTTGCCCTGGATATATGAGTGAAAGTCGGTTCTGGAAGATATACTTTGTTCTCCTTCACCCTATACTGGATAGCCATGAAACTGAACTTCTATCTACCTCACAGGTTTTCCATATTCGCCATCTTTTTCATCTTCTTCTCATTAGTTTTTTATTGCCACTATTGTTTTTCTTGCACACTTAATGTTGAATCTGGAGAGATTCTAGAGAATCTGAGTTGGGGCTGATAACAAATTTGGCATGGATATTCTCTGCTCCCATCTGTAGTCGTTGTCTGATGAAATTTTGCAGCATACTTTTGTGGAGGGGAGAAATGTACATTGAATTTTTGTTTGGCTGTTTGTATTTCGATTCTCTTTTGTTACCACAGGATGCTCTCCTTGCAAACATAAGGAATACCAATTATCACCTAGTTAAGATATCCACAATATGTGGAgtgtgagaagtaaatcgtttGTAATTTTCTGTTTTATCTCCTTGTAGAATGTGGTAACCATATCTATTGGAATTTTCATTTTTACCTTTAGTTACTCAACGCATTGCCTACTTGGGCAATCTATGTTGCTAGTTTCATATGTACGCAATAAAAAGATTTTTAATTAAATCTCTTGGAATTTGCTTTTTATCTCCTGTCATTCAACGCATTACCTACTTGGGCAATCCGTATTGCTAGTTACATGTGGTATACTTTTTCTGGTCTTACACTTTTATCGGTTGATTACATGTTCAGGAATGCACTTCTTCTTGGATTTTTTTGTTTCTGATTCCTTGCTTACTTTTCTGCCTTTCATCCTGGTTTCTGCTGTTATTTGTTTTAATTTGGTTTATTTTGTTTTGAGAAGAAAGATGTTTTTGTTGTTTGGGTGGCCGTCAGAGCTTGTTTGGTTGCTGAGAATGATTTGCATTGCAATATTATGTGCATAGTTGGATAGTCAATACAAGTTCATTCTCTATTTTCTTTGGGAATGCCATTCAGTCGCCATGTGACTGGTAGTAGGTGTTCTGTATGTTCTTGACAATAATGTTTCTCTTACTCCAGAACCAATTTTTGTATTTTGTCTTCAACCTTTCCTTACAAATTTACAGCTTGTGCGTTCTATTTTCTATGATTATGTTATCCTTGAACTAGGTGTCATTTTGGTGGGATATAACAACAATGAAACCATGGTACGAAATCATTGGCAACtgacgtttttttttttttttttgaaatagaaGAGAATTATTTGACACTTCGAAttagtataaaaaattatttccatTCCAATTTGAGTAGTCTGGGATCTTATTATTATAAGGCAGTAGCATGTCCGTCTATTTGATGCTGTCAAACAATAATTTCATCTTCGCGTGATTTGCTTCCCTATAAAAGTGGCAGAAATATTTGTACCTAGACACACCATCTAATTAACGGCCATCTGGACCTTGATTGTATGTTGCTAGATGGGCTAGAATTCCGAGTCTGACAGACGACAGTCCATTTCATTTGTAACGATTCAAATTCAATGTGTGTACTCGTAATGT
This Primulina eburnea isolate SZY01 chromosome 2, ASM2296580v1, whole genome shotgun sequence DNA region includes the following protein-coding sequences:
- the LOC140823610 gene encoding uncharacterized protein, giving the protein MSWLVRSIANSLKLDEDDVSIVKPESKQLGSPRLQNDDASSPTSPPRGVKDDLSDLTKTLTRQFWGVASFLAPPPQQTRHEQETDESDPDLMSGIRSDFAEIGGKFKSGIYRISNNINVSEITKMASDFLQLESNDEGGEGSKEGFDSMRKGEVGVSEEVVAFARDIAMHPETWLDFPLPENAEDDIDFDMSDTQQEHALAVERFAPRLTALRIELCPGYMSESRFWKIYFVLLHPILDSHETELLSTSQIVKARALLTQELKIRTSEPADVLSGKSFDPETKAGSQNEGPLSVPSPIFSGNESTKGSDIEIHSSNALADSETVKHPIESKDIQIVDKSVIKENDTSQVTNQSIKSGFLNVLGEKDEDDADDWLKEESSEIVPTSGVTIPIGNEEDVSFSDLEEDDDDASSNFKKSDHSFKKDSPEWVQLRKSSSDSSNDMDVKHSGKDDVNTHDTKESNDWFDVDDIDVA